Within the Malus sylvestris chromosome 4, drMalSylv7.2, whole genome shotgun sequence genome, the region ccgataatacctctgtaaacaagctatactagagcaagaatatctcatatcatcagggttaaaagcaagagtatcccatatcatgctttttccctgtcttttcctttggccttgttcttacctgcaagacaaggagaaagagagcaatcagtcagcacttggaatcaagcttccagccaggaactgactgcctggaaccccttacctgattacttacctggcattgctctcgagtactcatcttcaacatcttatgcttccagggaagataccgcatctgcctgaggaacaaatagggcaagtgagaaggatacaaggaagcatgtggagacaagcgtaacagcacacgtgccgatacatccactactctgtcaaaagcaaaagtatcccatatcagcagggtcgaacgtactctagatttgatggacttgttttgaccctcaaattcttcagtcggccttatactctggaggaaaccagaaaaccctccagcccggttcaagaataagcttgtggaaagttacttcttcaaaagcaaaagtatcccatatcatctcttctcatttttcttctctttatccttcatgctgcctgcaagatagggagaatgtgaacaatcagccggagctctgattgcttaccttgtctgtcacctctttcagcagatcccctagcccggcgacttgggggactcctactacatggtttgtatcgcgcttgaccaagcctgaaactacaagtaagcttcaagtgaaattgatacattaccttgtgcatctccaccagttacagataccacccctggatggaggaagagtacttccagagaagatgccacatctacctatgagacagataaggcaagtcaagacgataccacactccggtacttagaagtttcgtggttacgagatcattctcccacaatatttcctaatatcatttgtactaaatcattcacttgtactcactaaaggagagcttgaacctatgtacttgtgtaaacccttcacaattaatgagaacttctctattccgtggacgtagccaatctgggtgaaccacgtacatcttgtgtttgctttcctatctctatccatttatatacttatccacactaatgaccggagcaatctagcgaagatcacaaaaagtgaccgttttcgctacctaggatctatcttgcaagagaacggagaattagatggagatctcaaccatagaatacaagctggatggatgaagtgtaagagtgcatccggcgtgttgtgtgaccgtcgtaggccactgaagctcaagggaaaattttataggacggcaataaggccagcgatgttgtatggcacagaatgttgggcggtgaagcatcaacacgtacacaaaatgggtgtagcggagatgaggatgcttcgtgggatgtatgggcacacgataaaggataagattgggaatgaggatatccgaggtaaagtaggagtagccaaaattgaaagaaagatgagagaaaatcggttccggtggtttggacatgtgcaaagaaggcctactgacgctccggttcgaaaatgtgactaccggacagaggttcagggccgaaggggtagaggaagacctaggaaaactttggaagagaccctaagaaaagacttgagtacttggatctaacggaggacatgacacaaaaccgagcgcaatggcgttctaggattcatatagccgaccccacttagtgggaaaaggctttgttgttattgttgttgttgtaagaaATTGCATTGCAAGCTATTATAGCTCAATTTAGGGTCCATATGATATTTCTCAAAGGACAGATTACCAATCGGTTTTATTGGTCCTTGCTCCCTGGATAGCTCTtgtgggttttgtttttagATTCCTAGGCTTATTTTTGGTTGATTTCACTCTTATTAAATAGTatgcttttctctctctctgaaatCTTGTGTTGTAATGTGTTCTTTTTACTGCTTTTCTGATTCAGTTACTTATTAGATATTTGCCGTTAATTGCTTCCAACTCGTGTTTTTAAGACTTGATCTTGTTGGATTTGCTAATAAAGTTATCATCTTTGTTTTTTATTGCTCATTTATGTAGTGGTCGTTTTGTTCATCTCATCTGTCAACGTCttccattgatttttttttatgtctttTTAAACCTCTTATTATCATGGTTTACCAAAATATACCTCTTATCATTATCAAGGCACCTATGTAAGACTCTTTGTACATTGGTTTTTCATCTGGTATGATTTTCTTGATATTTGAGTTCTTGCCCTTTTGGTTTTTCTGTCTTTCATTAACTGGGTCATGAATTGAAGATGGTCTATCTTCTCAGCTGGAATTGAGTTTCAGCAATCCTTGACTTCATATAAAGtgtttcttcttcatcattgaGGTCTTTGCATTTTAAGTAGCAGTGCTCACAAGGGATTTTGAAATGGTGTATGTTTTCCTTTTGAATCATACAACTGCATATGAACGACTGAGAATTTGCTGGGATTGACCTCTTGTTACATCttcatgatttgttttctttggtATATATTTTAAACATATAAATGATAGGCTTACAACCGGACCATTCAACCAAAGGTTCAGTTTCATATCATTTCCACTTTACGGGATTCAGTTTTGTGTAGTTAAATAGATATCATAGTCtgtaataaatttttttgttgggcTTTTGTCTCTTTGTCCCAATTACTAGCAAGAGATTACATTTTGGGTGCAGGGCTATTTTCGGTTGATGAGATTGTAAAAGGGATACTAAAGTCAATTTCCCTTAAATCTTTTCAAGCAGCCATGGCTGGTGAGACAATCGTTGATGATCAACACCGACGCACTTTGAAGGCGTTGGAGCAGACGTTTGAGGCTGCCCAAGCTGAGCTCgatatacataaaaaaaagaCTGTAAAGAGATCAAAAACCGAGGAAGCTGGAAAGAAATCGCACATCTCAAGTTCTTTGGCTGTTGATTCTTCACCAAATTTAGCAAATACATCAGCCTCAAGTTCAACTCCATCTAAGAAAGGTTTGTGAAAGTCAGAGCTTCAGATTTGTAATTTAATCTAATTTTTTTACTCTATGATTTTGCATATATATGAATTTTAactttaaacatttttttttagagtaaattgtagctatggtcccttaactttaactcaattggagcaatggtccctcaactaaaaatccattacctttggtccctcaacttatcaaaacgtgcagttatggtccctcaactaaaaattcattaccattggtccctgaactttaattcaagtggagaaatggtcctttaactttaatccaattgtagcaatggtccttacaatataactcgttttgacaaattttttgacatagttgacgaaaagaaccataattatacactttgatgagttgagggaccctaattatataaatggtcattccaacatagcttattttgacaaaattttgacaaaattgatgaaaaggactatagctacacattttgataagttgagggactaatggtaatggatttttagttgagggaccattgctccaatttgattaaaattgagggaccatttgtacaatttactcttttttttatgTCTTTGTTCTTGATTGGAGCTTTCACTTTTTCGGGTTATATTAATTCACAAGGTACTGTTTCAGTTTTAGTGAATTGAAGCAAatattttgtgtaatttaatttaagaaatatGATTGACGTTGTGTGTTTGTTTTGCTTGTAATTCGTTTTTCAGATATCGATGAAAGTGGTCCAACATATGCAAAACTAGCTCAATCTGTTGATGAGAATCTGCTGAAAGCTAGTGTTGAGGTATTTTTTCATTAAGTTGGAAGCAAATTTTTTGCTTTAAGTCATTGGCTTAAGATCTGCTTTGTGAAATGCAGGTCTCTGGTGGTAGACAGGAGAGTAAAGTTGATAAGGTTTTGCACAAGCTTCTTCAGAGTGGAGACTCAGCTCAGAAGTACATGCAAGGATCCAGAAGCAAGAGAATTGACAATTGGATCCTCCTCGATAACTACGTGCAAGGACGTGGTGTTTCGACTAGCTCTCGTGCCAGGGCACTGCAGATTCATTCCAAGCGTTCTAAAAAGAACATGTCAATGAAACAGCAAAAAAAGAAGGGATTGTTTGATTTTCCTAAAGATTTTCACAGGTGAGTTTTGTGTTTCTTAGCATATGTTGCCATTCAtgatacttttttttcttccaacaaGTAAATAAAAGTAAGGATATGTTGGCCAAATTCTTTTTGCTGTTCTTGAAGTCTCAAGCTTACGATTCAAATTGGCTTGTTTTTACTGGTTATCATCTATATATTCCTCTTTCAGTAACTGAAGAGATTTGTCTTATGTGATTGATGATCAGATCTGAACAATTTTGTTTTTACCAGTTATATTTTGCCACCTACCGCGAATGGTTCACTAATAGTTTTGTTTGAATCACAGCTTTGATGAATTTAAGTCGATGCATGAGATGTGGAAAGGCTATATTATGCAACTCTTAAAATCTACCGGGTGAATATATCTTTCTTATTGCAGATATCACAGTtatgtatattttaaattagtggtaatcttttctttcttgCATCTTAGTTTTGAGGGGCAATATGCTTTAGATTTTGTTGGTCTTCGATGTTGAAACTAACCGCCATTCATTCAATCCTGCAGGAAAAATCAGCTGGCTCAGTTTCTTCTTAGTGCAGATCTACACGGTGCTATTATTTCAGGTTTATTTCTTAATTGTTTCATTAATGGTTACCCGTTCTTGTCCTGAATGTAAACATTGTGCATACTGTTTGTTCTTATTCACCTCTAATCATCCTCAAGCCATAGTATGAATTCTTATGACACTAGATAACATGTTCCATGGCTTCTTGTAATTCCAACATGTTCAAACATCCTAAATTTgggaaccttttttttttttttttttttaattttaaattaaaattttttttttgtcaatcaatATTAGGAATTATTTAGGGCTTTATGAagttatttcatttttttctcttatatAAATGGCTCGAGGATACATTGTTCATTATCAAATTAGGAACTTATTCCGCTGCCCAGTTGAAATGCATGTACTATTTGAACTATCTGAACTGATTCGTGCACAGTGCTTGGCAGTGTCAAACATGCCTTccccttcccttttctctctgcCTGTACTTACTGTAGTTCCCTGTCTATTTACTGGCAGTTGCCGAGTGTAAAGTAACTTCATACACTGGAGTGAGTGGTATCATGATTCGTGAAACAGCAGAAACATTTGGGATAATTACACAGGATGATAAATTCAGAGGTAATTGAGCTGCTTATTCAAACCTTCAATTATTCAGATGTTCTTGGTACAACTCTTGTGTTGATAAAACCTTGCCCTGAACGTAAACATGTATGTGTGCATGCTGTAGATGATTTATTCTCCTCTCGTTCTATGAATGAATAATGGATATTGGGCTTATTTGCAGTGGTGCCCAAAATGTTTTCTGTTTTTATATTTCAAGTTGATTGCTGGAAGATTACCTTGCATGGGGATAAACTCACTTCAAGAAACTTGGGCTTGTAATTGTTTCAGGTGATCTTCTCCACTATTTACATGGTTACTCCCTTCTAGTACCCTTTTATTGTCTGTTTAGTGTCCCTTTAGTTAAAAATCCCCTAATGATTAGTTCATTGTTATTAAAAAACTATTCAAGTCAAGTCAGTCACTCTTCCAAAAGGACAGAATTGTTTATCCCTATCACTTCTTCTGAACTCTGGCATTGACcaaagtttttattttgaattttttatcaGTTCCTCGAGACTGGTTGCTTCAGAGTTAAGACGGTTGTAGCCATGTTTCGAGAACACTATTTTCAGTCTAATTATGAGTATGAACAAGCCCAATTGTTTGAAGTTGCAATGAATCAGATTCAGGGTAAGCCTTTCTCTTTTAATTATATTGAACCAGCTTTTCAATGCATTATACTAGTATTATTCCCTTGGCCTCTATTCTATTATTTCGCGATCATTTTACTTGCGATGTTGTTTCTGCAGGACCAAACGATATCCCCTTATTTCATCAAGAC harbors:
- the LOC126619981 gene encoding ribonuclease MRP protein subunit POP4-like isoform X1 is translated as MSSCSGCKEKISFIGKKSIQKTFWSSAPSPSSLFLQSPCATCRLNRVFETCVLSSPNCLIKSHNWIFPKSAMAGETIVDDQHRRTLKALEQTFEAAQAELDIHKKKTVKRSKTEEAGKKSHISSSLAVDSSPNLANTSASSSTPSKKGAFTFSGYINSQDIDESGPTYAKLAQSVDENLLKASVEVSGGRQESKVDKVLHKLLQSGDSAQKYMQGSRSKRIDNWILLDNYVQGRGVSTSSRARALQIHSKRSKKNMSMKQQKKKGLFDFPKDFHSFDEFKSMHEMWKGYIMQLLKSTGKNQLAQFLLSADLHGAIISVAECKVTSYTGVSGIMIRETAETFGIITQDDKFRVVPKMFSVFIFQVDCWKITLHGDKLTSRNLGL
- the LOC126619981 gene encoding ribonuclease MRP protein subunit POP4-like isoform X4, whose product is MAGETIVDDQHRRTLKALEQTFEAAQAELDIHKKKTVKRSKTEEAGKKSHISSSLAVDSSPNLANTSASSSTPSKKGAFTFSGYINSQDIDESGPTYAKLAQSVDENLLKASVEVSGGRQESKVDKVLHKLLQSGDSAQKYMQGSRSKRIDNWILLDNYVQGRGVSTSSRARALQIHSKRSKKNMSMKQQKKKGLFDFPKDFHSFDEFKSMHEMWKGYIMQLLKSTGKNQLAQFLLSADLHGAIISVAECKVTSYTGVSGIMIRETAETFGIITQDDKFRVVPKMFSVFIFQVDCWKITLHGDKLTSRNLGL
- the LOC126619981 gene encoding ribonuclease MRP protein subunit POP4-like isoform X2 produces the protein MSSCSGCKEKISFIGKKSIQKTFWSSAPSPSSLFLQSPCATCRLNRVFETCVLSSPNCLIKSHNWIFPKSAMAGETIVDDQHRRTLKALEQTFEAAQAELDIHKKKTVKRSKTEEAGKKSHISSSLAVDSSPNLANTSASSSTPSKKAFTFSGYINSQDIDESGPTYAKLAQSVDENLLKASVEVSGGRQESKVDKVLHKLLQSGDSAQKYMQGSRSKRIDNWILLDNYVQGRGVSTSSRARALQIHSKRSKKNMSMKQQKKKGLFDFPKDFHSFDEFKSMHEMWKGYIMQLLKSTGKNQLAQFLLSADLHGAIISVAECKVTSYTGVSGIMIRETAETFGIITQDDKFRVVPKMFSVFIFQVDCWKITLHGDKLTSRNLGL
- the LOC126619981 gene encoding ribonuclease MRP protein subunit POP4-like isoform X3, whose amino-acid sequence is MSSCSGCKEKISFIGKKSIQKTFWSSAPSPSSLFLQSPCATCRLNRVFETCVLSSPNCLIKSHNWIFPKSAMAGETIVDDQHRRTLKALEQTFEAAQAELDIHKKKTVKRSKTEEAGKKSHISSSLAVDSSPNLANTSASSSTPSKKGAFTFSGYINSQDIDESGPTYAKLAQSVDENLLKASVEVSGGRQESKVDKVLHKLLQSGDSAQKYMQGSRSKRIDNWILLDNYVQGRGVSTSSRARALQIHSKRSKKNMSMKQQKKKGLFDFPKDFHSFDEFKSMHEMWKGYIMQLLKSTGKNQLAQFLLSADLHGAIISVAECKVTSYTGVSGIMIRETAETFGIITQDDKFRDDLFSSRSMNE
- the LOC126619981 gene encoding ribonuclease MRP protein subunit POP4-like isoform X5, giving the protein MAGETIVDDQHRRTLKALEQTFEAAQAELDIHKKKTVKRSKTEEAGKKSHISSSLAVDSSPNLANTSASSSTPSKKDIDESGPTYAKLAQSVDENLLKASVEVSGGRQESKVDKVLHKLLQSGDSAQKYMQGSRSKRIDNWILLDNYVQGRGVSTSSRARALQIHSKRSKKNMSMKQQKKKGLFDFPKDFHSFDEFKSMHEMWKGYIMQLLKSTGKNQLAQFLLSADLHGAIISVAECKVTSYTGVSGIMIRETAETFGIITQDDKFRVVPKMFSVFIFQVDCWKITLHGDKLTSRNLGL